The following are from one region of the Denitrobacterium detoxificans genome:
- the dnaG gene encoding DNA primase, protein MAGISDEDKERVRAATDIVALFSERSVMRQKGRDFWCCCPFHEEKSPSCKVDPNTQQYYCFGCHEHGDVFTYVMKTEGIEFPDAVRRLAERAGIEIKESGGPSIPRSYKERLRGVCNDTRDFYHSQLMRLKSPEADAARAYLGGRNLGGTVPKDWNLGFAPGRGALIAYLRSRGYSIKEMVDANVVVQYDGSRPRDRFFNRIMFPIHDESGQCIAFGGRVVGKGEPKYLNTNDTPLFHKSNVLFGLDKAKSRMTSTGTAIVVEGYTDVIALHESGVTNAVATLGTALTTQHIRVLSRHAGKRVIYLFDGDEAGQRATDRALGFIDESMTPEAGKHQVELLACTLPDNLDPADFVSQRGVEALQAELDAAKPLIAFGIDRHIARFDTSTAEGRTAAFADAIALLAPIKDSLLATEYAVDIAGRLHVRESDAIERLKRLTPPTRRDYSRNANGNAAGKGKGKPQAASRSAVPVPSAPEDPEYVPYDEYVPFEAYESGPASAPEPMPAPVELSVYERNRRRYEAEFIGVCAHHPELVMPYAASLAQVAWHVPLHAQAADELLAAIAENPQLTPAELAARITSQYPEASRLLVERESDASAGDDFNAYASFLSEILATGDLASQIETYRAQLSHPESLSEEESELLFETVSALQHELAERRSRRRTGQ, encoded by the coding sequence TTGGCTGGCATCAGCGACGAGGATAAGGAACGGGTTCGTGCCGCTACCGATATCGTAGCCTTATTCTCGGAACGCTCGGTCATGCGGCAGAAGGGGCGCGATTTCTGGTGCTGCTGTCCCTTCCACGAGGAGAAATCGCCTTCCTGCAAGGTCGACCCCAATACCCAGCAATACTACTGCTTCGGTTGCCATGAACATGGCGATGTGTTCACGTATGTCATGAAGACCGAGGGCATCGAATTTCCCGATGCCGTGCGCCGCTTGGCGGAACGTGCGGGCATTGAAATCAAGGAATCGGGCGGCCCCAGCATTCCGCGTAGCTACAAGGAGCGTTTGCGTGGCGTATGCAACGACACGCGCGATTTCTATCATTCCCAGCTCATGCGCCTGAAGAGCCCCGAGGCCGACGCCGCGCGTGCCTATCTGGGCGGGCGCAACCTGGGCGGCACCGTTCCGAAGGATTGGAACCTGGGCTTCGCGCCGGGCCGTGGTGCGCTCATCGCTTATCTGCGCTCTCGCGGGTATTCCATCAAGGAAATGGTCGATGCGAACGTGGTCGTGCAGTACGACGGCTCGCGTCCGCGCGACCGCTTCTTCAATCGCATCATGTTTCCCATTCACGACGAATCGGGTCAGTGCATCGCCTTTGGCGGCCGCGTGGTGGGGAAGGGCGAACCCAAGTACCTGAACACGAATGACACGCCGCTGTTCCACAAGTCGAACGTGCTCTTTGGTCTGGACAAGGCGAAGTCGCGCATGACCTCTACCGGCACGGCCATCGTGGTTGAAGGCTATACCGACGTCATCGCGCTGCACGAATCGGGCGTCACCAATGCCGTGGCTACCTTGGGCACGGCGCTTACTACGCAGCATATTCGCGTGCTCTCGCGTCATGCGGGCAAGCGCGTCATCTACCTGTTCGACGGTGACGAAGCGGGCCAGCGCGCCACCGACCGCGCGTTGGGCTTCATCGACGAGTCCATGACTCCCGAAGCGGGAAAGCACCAGGTGGAGCTTCTGGCGTGCACGCTTCCCGACAATCTGGACCCAGCCGATTTCGTAAGCCAACGCGGCGTGGAGGCCCTGCAAGCCGAGCTCGATGCCGCGAAGCCCCTCATCGCCTTCGGCATCGATCGCCATATCGCTCGGTTCGACACGAGCACGGCGGAAGGTCGCACGGCCGCCTTTGCCGACGCCATCGCGTTGCTGGCGCCCATCAAGGATTCGCTTCTGGCTACGGAATACGCCGTGGACATTGCCGGGCGCCTGCACGTGCGCGAAAGCGACGCCATCGAGCGCCTGAAGCGCCTTACGCCGCCTACCAGGCGCGATTATTCTCGCAATGCCAATGGCAACGCGGCGGGGAAGGGGAAGGGCAAGCCTCAGGCTGCTTCGCGTTCTGCGGTACCCGTGCCCTCTGCGCCCGAAGACCCTGAATACGTGCCCTACGACGAGTACGTCCCCTTCGAGGCATACGAGTCGGGTCCTGCGTCTGCCCCCGAGCCCATGCCGGCCCCCGTGGAGCTTTCCGTGTACGAGCGCAACCGCCGTCGGTACGAGGCGGAATTCATTGGCGTGTGCGCGCACCATCCCGAGCTCGTGATGCCCTATGCGGCATCGTTGGCTCAGGTGGCATGGCATGTGCCTTTGCATGCTCAGGCGGCCGACGAGCTGCTTGCTGCCATTGCCGAAAACCCGCAGCTTACCCCCGCTGAACTGGCCGCGCGCATCACCTCGCAGTATCCCGAGGCGTCCCGCTTGCTCGTGGAACGCGAAAGCGATGCGTCCGCGGGTGACGATTTCAACGCCTACGCCAGCTTCCTTTCCGAGATTCTGGCCACGGGCGACTTGGCCAGTCAGATCGAAACGTACCGTGCGCAGCTCTCGCATCCGGAATCGCTTTCCGAGGAAGAGTCCGAGCTGCTCTTCGAGACGGTATCTGCGCTCCAGCACGAACTCGCCGAGCGCCGTTCGCGTCGACGCACCGGCCAGTAG
- the def gene encoding peptide deformylase yields the protein MKIVLSPDPMLRQRAEECEPGDPSLKRLSKRMARTMYNNDGCGLAAPQVGVLKRIIVIDCDTESETQNPITLVNPVIVETSGEPEVAEEGCLSLPGISVPVKRPPYARVRYYDVDGNECEIAGDGLLGRCLQHEIDHLDGKTLFESCDPIARIKALRDYDAAIAAGARPGQTAID from the coding sequence ATGAAAATCGTATTGTCGCCTGACCCCATGCTTCGTCAGCGTGCGGAAGAGTGCGAACCGGGCGATCCCAGCCTGAAGCGCCTTTCCAAGCGCATGGCGCGCACCATGTACAACAACGATGGCTGCGGCTTGGCCGCCCCGCAGGTGGGCGTGCTCAAGCGCATCATCGTCATCGATTGCGACACCGAAAGCGAAACGCAGAATCCCATCACGCTCGTGAATCCCGTTATCGTGGAAACCTCGGGCGAGCCTGAAGTGGCGGAAGAGGGCTGCCTTTCTCTGCCGGGCATCTCTGTGCCGGTCAAGCGCCCGCCGTATGCCCGCGTGCGCTACTACGACGTCGACGGCAACGAGTGCGAAATCGCCGGCGATGGTCTGCTTGGCCGTTGCCTGCAGCACGAGATCGACCACCTCGACGGCAAGACGCTGTTCGAAAGCTGCGACCCCATCGCGCGCATCAAGGCGCTGCGCGACTACGACGCTGCCATCGCCGCTGGTGCCAGGCCCGGTCAGACTGCTATCGACTAG
- a CDS encoding helix-turn-helix domain-containing protein has translation MDVSTQEVANRIKALREDMGFSMQEMAESTGRTLSEYTAQESGEEDLSFTFLSKCAAKFGVDVIELLTGENPHLSGYSLVRAGDGLPINRRAGFQYLHKAPFLRDKLCEPFLVTIPYLEEEQDKPIHLSYHKGQELDFIISGSMKFRYEDHIEEVSVGDTLLYDSGRGHGMIATGGEDCVFMAIVMKPADSSIS, from the coding sequence ATGGACGTCAGCACGCAAGAGGTTGCGAACCGAATTAAAGCCCTGCGCGAAGACATGGGATTCTCCATGCAGGAAATGGCCGAAAGCACCGGCCGCACGCTTTCCGAATACACCGCTCAGGAATCGGGCGAAGAAGACCTCTCGTTCACGTTCCTGTCGAAGTGCGCCGCAAAGTTCGGCGTCGACGTAATCGAGCTGCTTACGGGCGAAAACCCGCACCTTTCCGGCTACTCCCTGGTGCGCGCGGGCGACGGCCTGCCCATCAACCGCCGTGCGGGCTTCCAGTATCTGCACAAGGCGCCGTTTTTGCGCGATAAGCTGTGCGAGCCCTTCCTGGTAACCATCCCCTACCTGGAAGAGGAGCAGGATAAGCCCATCCACCTGTCCTACCACAAGGGCCAGGAGCTCGATTTCATCATCAGCGGTTCCATGAAGTTCCGCTACGAAGACCACATCGAGGAAGTGTCGGTAGGCGACACGCTCCTCTACGATTCAGGCCGCGGACACGGCATGATCGCCACAGGGGGCGAGGATTGCGTGTTCATGGCCATCGTGATGAAGCCCGCGGATTCGAGCATTAGCTAG
- the truB gene encoding tRNA pseudouridine(55) synthase TruB, translating into MAKRSSTGYSFVVGIDKPAGMSSHDVVNRCRRIYGERRIGHTGTLDPAATGALIICVGPATRLDRFLTAHDKTYEFSVVFGTATDTDDAEGQVTKTLAVPSQAYDELHAREVVAGLVGKHKQLPPVYSAIKVNGKKAYEEARRGNIIELQPRDIEIYDAQLIGFELCGDVPVWHVRASVSAGTYIRSIARDLGSSMGTCAHVGFLRRTRTGLLDVESCVSLEALERDPFGSLLDPVKLMERRFVFARGSLQRDVECGRPLPVADLPLFAYDTKVRQQMALCGCTSGVHPADGQLFDGEEVCIVVGDTLKAMYSYDAASDSLKSCCGFAVGVKRGSDI; encoded by the coding sequence ATGGCTAAGCGTAGTTCTACGGGGTATTCCTTTGTCGTGGGCATCGACAAGCCCGCAGGCATGTCGTCTCACGATGTCGTAAATCGTTGTCGCCGCATCTACGGCGAGCGACGCATTGGCCATACTGGCACGCTCGATCCTGCGGCTACCGGTGCGCTCATCATCTGCGTGGGCCCTGCTACGCGCTTGGATCGTTTCCTTACCGCGCACGACAAGACGTACGAGTTCTCGGTTGTCTTCGGTACGGCAACCGATACCGATGATGCGGAAGGCCAGGTCACAAAAACGCTTGCCGTTCCTAGCCAGGCGTACGACGAGTTGCATGCGCGCGAAGTCGTAGCGGGCCTGGTGGGGAAGCACAAGCAGCTTCCGCCCGTGTACTCTGCCATCAAGGTGAATGGCAAGAAGGCCTACGAGGAAGCGCGTCGCGGCAACATCATCGAATTGCAGCCGCGTGATATCGAAATCTACGACGCGCAGCTCATTGGCTTTGAGTTGTGCGGGGATGTGCCCGTGTGGCACGTGCGCGCTAGCGTTTCCGCTGGTACGTATATTCGTTCCATCGCGCGCGACTTGGGTTCTTCCATGGGCACGTGCGCGCACGTCGGTTTTTTGCGCCGCACGCGCACGGGTTTGCTTGATGTCGAATCCTGCGTTTCCCTGGAAGCGCTCGAGCGCGACCCGTTTGGAAGCCTGCTCGACCCGGTGAAGCTCATGGAGCGTAGGTTCGTGTTCGCACGCGGCTCTCTGCAGCGCGATGTCGAATGCGGGCGTCCTCTTCCTGTTGCGGACCTGCCGCTCTTTGCCTACGATACCAAGGTGCGTCAGCAGATGGCGCTTTGCGGGTGCACGAGCGGTGTGCATCCGGCCGATGGGCAGCTGTTCGACGGTGAGGAAGTATGCATCGTCGTTGGCGATACGCTCAAGGCCATGTATTCGTACGACGCTGCAAGCGATTCCCTGAAATCGTGCTGCGGCTTTGCGGTGGGGGTGAAACGTGGCTCCGATATATAG
- the fmt gene encoding methionyl-tRNA formyltransferase, giving the protein MRIVFMGTPAYAATILENLIQQHEVVGVYTRPDAVRGRGKKLVFSPVKQVAVQHNIPVFTPRNLRDAATQREIAALAPDVICVAAYGAILPKRVLDTPPHGCLNVHASLLPHWRGAAPIERAILAGDEQAGVCIMRMEEGLDTGDYGVVRTTDIGSKNATELTRELSDLGSQALLTTLAVIEDGGHIEWKKQDDFFATYAPKVEKHEFYLAPTDKAADAAKKVQASSAPHPARCVIASRQVTIIAAEREASRLNCDKMKLAKGRVMLFQKELYIGCADRPLKVIEVRPAGKHSMSGRDFAMGIQNVKSGLITWEAIDG; this is encoded by the coding sequence ATGAGAATCGTATTCATGGGCACGCCCGCGTATGCGGCCACCATTCTGGAAAACCTCATTCAGCAGCACGAAGTCGTGGGCGTTTACACGCGTCCTGACGCCGTGCGCGGCCGAGGCAAGAAGCTCGTCTTCAGCCCGGTGAAGCAAGTCGCGGTGCAGCACAACATCCCCGTGTTCACGCCGCGTAATCTGCGTGATGCCGCCACCCAGCGCGAAATTGCCGCGCTGGCGCCCGACGTTATCTGCGTTGCGGCGTATGGCGCCATCCTGCCCAAGCGCGTGCTCGACACGCCGCCTCATGGTTGCCTGAACGTGCATGCCTCGCTGCTGCCGCACTGGCGTGGTGCTGCTCCTATCGAGCGTGCCATTCTGGCGGGCGACGAGCAGGCTGGCGTGTGCATCATGCGCATGGAAGAGGGCCTCGACACGGGTGATTACGGCGTCGTGCGCACCACCGACATTGGCTCCAAGAATGCCACCGAGCTTACGCGCGAGCTTTCCGATTTGGGTTCTCAGGCCCTGCTTACCACGCTGGCCGTTATCGAAGACGGTGGGCACATCGAATGGAAGAAGCAGGACGATTTCTTCGCCACGTATGCTCCGAAGGTGGAAAAGCACGAGTTCTATCTTGCGCCCACCGACAAGGCGGCTGATGCCGCGAAGAAGGTGCAGGCATCTTCCGCACCGCATCCCGCGCGCTGCGTCATTGCCTCGCGTCAGGTTACCATCATCGCGGCAGAGCGCGAAGCGAGCCGCCTGAACTGCGACAAGATGAAGCTCGCGAAGGGCCGTGTCATGTTGTTCCAGAAGGAACTCTACATCGGTTGCGCCGATCGCCCGCTGAAGGTCATCGAAGTGCGTCCTGCGGGTAAGCACTCCATGTCGGGTAGGGATTTCGCCATGGGCATTCAGAACGTCAAGAGCGGCCTTATCACCTGGGAGGCTATCGATGGCTAA
- a CDS encoding RsmB/NOP family class I SAM-dependent RNA methyltransferase, producing MAKLSPARRAAVEVCATVRQRQAFASDVLTAYLRDAKLSASDAGFARVLVLGVVATWGTLDEVINRCLNTPRDVQDDVRDALRVSTYEVIFLGKDAHAVVDQGVELVRHVQPKAARLANAVLRKIVRAKLDFPFANPHTDDAALGRKHGFPAWLAEQLIAQLGRHGADVFMEASNHPAPVFFAVPGLKVDEDRVKRTFAREGVTLESVTVASHAVPGCYHAPSTAVAAHAAQYLFREGGLLVSDAAAQVIASRVLPEQPGTFLEIGSGRGTKTILIQAHAHRTWGKQMQLTAIDNHGFKADLLRKRAQQFGVELEGVRTLDARDLSALGKTLYDGVFLDAPCSGVGTLRRHPEIRWRLRPADVRALAELQLQMLTEASTRVKVGGRLAYATCTVLAQENEQVVKAFLESDQGKCFRLVPWDPEDANKARGLFFKSPLTAAGTDAHFAALFMRVQ from the coding sequence ATGGCTAAACTTTCCCCCGCCCGTCGTGCGGCGGTAGAGGTGTGCGCTACGGTGCGCCAGCGCCAGGCGTTTGCGTCCGATGTGCTTACGGCGTATCTGCGCGATGCCAAGCTTTCCGCATCCGACGCCGGCTTCGCGCGTGTGCTCGTGCTGGGCGTCGTGGCCACGTGGGGCACGCTCGACGAGGTCATCAATCGCTGCCTGAATACGCCGCGCGACGTGCAGGATGACGTGCGCGACGCGTTGCGCGTCAGCACATACGAGGTCATCTTCCTGGGCAAAGATGCTCACGCCGTGGTCGACCAGGGCGTCGAGCTCGTTCGCCATGTGCAGCCCAAGGCTGCGCGCTTGGCAAATGCCGTGCTGCGAAAGATCGTGCGTGCAAAGCTCGATTTTCCGTTTGCGAATCCGCATACCGACGACGCCGCGCTGGGGCGCAAGCATGGCTTTCCCGCGTGGCTTGCCGAGCAGCTCATCGCCCAGCTGGGGCGTCATGGCGCCGACGTGTTCATGGAAGCTTCGAACCATCCCGCTCCCGTGTTCTTCGCCGTGCCGGGCCTGAAGGTCGATGAAGACCGCGTGAAGCGCACGTTTGCGCGTGAGGGCGTCACGCTCGAGAGCGTTACCGTTGCTTCGCATGCCGTTCCCGGGTGCTATCACGCACCCAGCACGGCCGTTGCCGCACATGCCGCGCAGTACCTGTTCAGGGAAGGTGGCTTGCTGGTAAGCGATGCTGCTGCCCAAGTTATCGCGTCGCGCGTGCTGCCGGAACAGCCCGGTACGTTCCTGGAAATTGGTTCGGGCCGCGGTACGAAGACCATCCTCATTCAGGCGCATGCTCATCGCACGTGGGGTAAGCAGATGCAGCTTACCGCCATCGACAACCATGGCTTCAAGGCCGACTTGCTGCGCAAGCGCGCCCAGCAGTTCGGGGTCGAGCTGGAAGGCGTGCGTACGCTCGATGCGCGCGATCTTTCCGCCCTGGGCAAGACGCTCTACGATGGCGTCTTCCTCGATGCCCCTTGCTCGGGTGTGGGCACGCTGCGTCGTCATCCCGAAATTCGCTGGCGTCTGCGTCCCGCCGATGTGCGCGCTCTTGCCGAATTGCAGCTTCAGATGCTCACCGAGGCATCTACGCGCGTGAAGGTTGGGGGCCGCCTTGCCTACGCCACCTGCACGGTGCTGGCGCAGGAAAACGAGCAGGTCGTGAAGGCGTTTCTCGAGTCCGACCAAGGCAAGTGCTTCCGCCTGGTTCCCTGGGACCCCGAAGACGCCAACAAGGCACGTGGCCTGTTCTTCAAGAGCCCGCTTACTGCAGCGGGCACCGACGCCCACTTCGCGGCGTTGTTCATGCGCGTGCAGTAG
- the ribF gene encoding riboflavin biosynthesis protein RibF, translating to MAPIYRVDDSFDYSLFDGASCAFGVFDGVHTGHRYLLDAAIESAAQSGGRSIALTFDIDPDEIFDPAGLKKLLSNEDRLEVLAASGVDAVCALPFTREFAANEPLQFLQSTFGGHVPAFLHVGSDFAFGAKAAGHVSDLQEWAAQSGTVIHAHHLVSSDGRPISATRIRGLLANGEINMANRLLGRPYAIHEKVFAGRQDGRDFGFRTANLLVPPQQKVIADGVYAGIARVDGVPYKAAISSGVSPVFKDESTANCEVHLLDFDGDLYGQRIWVEYHHWLRPMMKFSSTEELISTVMGNIQWVRDNMILH from the coding sequence GTGGCTCCGATATATAGGGTCGACGATTCGTTCGATTATTCGCTCTTCGATGGCGCTTCGTGTGCGTTTGGCGTGTTCGATGGCGTGCATACGGGGCATCGCTATCTACTTGATGCGGCTATTGAATCGGCTGCCCAGAGCGGCGGACGTTCCATTGCCCTCACGTTTGACATCGACCCCGACGAAATCTTCGATCCCGCGGGCCTGAAGAAGCTTCTGTCCAACGAAGACCGCCTGGAGGTCCTGGCCGCTTCTGGCGTCGACGCCGTGTGCGCGCTGCCGTTTACGCGCGAGTTCGCTGCGAACGAGCCGCTTCAGTTCCTGCAGTCTACGTTTGGCGGCCACGTTCCCGCGTTTTTGCATGTGGGTTCCGATTTCGCCTTTGGCGCGAAGGCCGCAGGTCATGTGTCCGACCTGCAGGAATGGGCTGCGCAATCGGGTACCGTCATCCACGCTCACCATTTGGTGTCTTCCGATGGGCGCCCCATTTCGGCCACGCGCATTCGCGGCTTGCTTGCCAATGGCGAAATCAATATGGCGAATCGCCTGCTCGGGCGTCCGTACGCCATTCACGAGAAGGTGTTTGCGGGTCGCCAGGATGGCCGTGATTTTGGCTTCCGTACGGCGAATCTGCTCGTGCCGCCGCAGCAGAAGGTCATCGCCGATGGCGTGTACGCGGGTATTGCGCGCGTTGATGGCGTGCCGTACAAAGCGGCTATCTCGTCGGGCGTGAGCCCCGTGTTCAAAGACGAGTCCACCGCCAACTGCGAGGTGCATTTGCTCGATTTCGATGGCGATCTGTATGGTCAGCGCATCTGGGTGGAGTATCATCATTGGCTACGGCCCATGATGAAGTTCTCTTCCACCGAAGAGCTCATCTCTACGGTTATGGGCAACATTCAATGGGTTCGCGATAACATGATTCTGCATTAG
- a CDS encoding AMP-binding protein, which yields MRNIHQRFVEESYDEAGVLTRFRANYPDSFNFGYDVVDDIAQAEPERPAMIWANPEGEEHHFTFGDMKTWSDKTANALAAAGIGRGDMVMVIVRRHYQFWFIATALHKLGAVMVPATFMLKEHDLTYRIQSADVKAIICSNCGDIAQIVDNVHAECPTLQAKFLVNAAGGGLMSPEDVQAAGYGAALSGPAGICATSVQREGWIDFNTVVREASEEFERRETSAADPMLMYFSSGTSGNPKMVLHNSGYAVAHTVTAKHWHNVVSDGGLHFTIADTGWGKAVWGKYYGQWLMEACVLTYDFDRFHASEILDLIAKYQVTTLCCPPTMYRMFMEAGIDDHDLSSLTYCTTAGEALNPDLFEFWKKHTGLTIYEGFGQTETPLTVANLRGMTPRPGSMGRPVPQYVMEVHNPDDTKCAPGQTGEICIKADEDTHGILMEYYRNPEKTAEAIHDGWYHTGDTAWEDEDGYLWYVGRNDDVIKSSGYRIGPFEIESVMLEHEAVREVAVTGVPDPLRGFAVKATVVLAPGFNGTDQLTKDLQTWVKRKTAPYKYPRIIDYVEELPKTVNGKIRRVAIRKEDEAKAHLPQEHDKKDGLV from the coding sequence ATGCGAAACATACATCAGCGATTCGTTGAGGAATCTTACGACGAAGCGGGCGTGCTCACGCGCTTCCGCGCCAACTACCCCGATAGCTTCAACTTCGGATACGACGTCGTAGACGATATCGCGCAAGCCGAACCCGAACGCCCCGCCATGATCTGGGCGAACCCCGAAGGCGAAGAGCACCATTTCACGTTCGGCGACATGAAGACCTGGAGCGACAAGACGGCTAACGCACTGGCCGCTGCAGGAATCGGCCGCGGCGACATGGTCATGGTCATCGTGCGTCGCCACTATCAGTTCTGGTTTATCGCCACGGCACTGCACAAGCTGGGCGCCGTCATGGTTCCCGCCACGTTCATGCTGAAGGAGCACGACCTCACGTATCGCATCCAGAGCGCCGACGTGAAGGCCATCATCTGTTCCAACTGCGGCGATATCGCCCAGATCGTAGACAACGTCCACGCCGAATGCCCCACCCTGCAGGCAAAGTTCCTGGTGAACGCCGCAGGTGGCGGGCTTATGTCACCCGAAGACGTACAGGCGGCGGGCTACGGCGCCGCGCTTTCCGGCCCCGCGGGCATCTGCGCCACGAGCGTGCAGCGCGAAGGCTGGATCGACTTCAACACCGTCGTACGCGAAGCAAGCGAGGAATTCGAGCGCCGCGAAACCAGCGCCGCCGACCCCATGCTCATGTACTTTTCCAGCGGCACCTCGGGCAACCCGAAAATGGTGCTTCATAACAGCGGCTATGCCGTGGCGCACACCGTCACCGCCAAGCATTGGCACAACGTGGTAAGCGACGGCGGCCTGCACTTCACCATCGCCGACACGGGCTGGGGTAAGGCCGTATGGGGCAAGTACTATGGCCAGTGGCTCATGGAGGCCTGCGTGCTCACGTACGATTTCGACCGCTTCCATGCCAGCGAGATCTTGGACCTCATCGCAAAGTACCAGGTAACCACCCTGTGCTGCCCGCCCACCATGTACCGCATGTTCATGGAAGCCGGCATCGACGATCACGACCTTTCCAGCCTCACGTACTGCACGACTGCTGGCGAGGCGCTAAACCCCGACTTGTTCGAGTTCTGGAAGAAGCACACGGGCCTCACCATCTACGAGGGATTCGGTCAAACGGAAACGCCGCTTACCGTGGCCAACCTGCGTGGCATGACGCCGCGCCCCGGTTCCATGGGCCGCCCCGTTCCGCAGTACGTCATGGAGGTGCACAACCCCGACGACACGAAGTGCGCCCCTGGCCAGACGGGTGAAATCTGCATCAAGGCCGACGAAGACACCCACGGCATCCTTATGGAGTACTATCGCAACCCCGAAAAGACCGCCGAGGCCATCCACGACGGCTGGTATCACACGGGCGACACGGCCTGGGAAGACGAAGATGGCTACCTGTGGTACGTTGGCCGCAACGACGACGTCATCAAGAGCAGCGGCTACCGCATCGGGCCCTTCGAGATCGAAAGCGTCATGTTGGAACACGAAGCGGTGCGCGAAGTTGCCGTTACCGGCGTACCCGATCCGCTGCGTGGCTTCGCCGTGAAGGCCACAGTAGTGCTGGCACCCGGCTTCAATGGCACCGACCAGCTTACGAAGGACCTGCAGACGTGGGTAAAGCGCAAGACGGCGCCCTACAAGTACCCCCGCATCATCGACTACGTGGAAGAACTCCCGAAGACGGTAAACGGCAAGATCCGCCGCGTTGCCATCCGCAAGGAAGACGAAGCGAAGGCGCACCTGCCCCAGGAACACGACAAGAAAGACGGCCTGGTGTAG
- a CDS encoding ParA family protein, whose amino-acid sequence MDTPEATYQPSSPLPQSLLGLGQVVVVCGHYGVGKTNFALNFAVDAARAGREVTVADLDVVNPYFRSCEYADVLEAAGVALIAPTFGGTALDTPALSGRVSSAIEAAYADANRLLILDVGGDDAGATALGRFSAALKRGSYAFLYVVNAMREGTPEPADAAAILPEIQAACRLTATGVVNNTHLSAETSPQVVERGRVFAEEVGRQVGLPVVVHTVPLASVASGYRPEGVVPLPGDYVVRKYVRTPWDAE is encoded by the coding sequence ATGGACACGCCCGAAGCAACATACCAACCCTCTTCGCCCTTGCCGCAATCCTTGCTTGGCCTGGGGCAAGTTGTGGTGGTGTGCGGCCATTACGGGGTGGGGAAGACGAACTTCGCCTTGAACTTCGCCGTCGATGCGGCGCGGGCTGGCAGGGAAGTCACGGTGGCCGATCTTGACGTCGTGAATCCCTATTTCCGCTCGTGCGAGTATGCCGATGTGCTCGAAGCTGCCGGGGTTGCGCTCATCGCCCCTACGTTTGGGGGCACGGCCCTCGATACGCCGGCTCTTTCGGGTCGCGTGTCTTCTGCCATCGAAGCCGCATATGCTGACGCGAACCGTCTGCTCATCCTGGACGTGGGTGGCGACGATGCGGGTGCCACGGCGCTCGGCCGCTTTTCGGCCGCGCTCAAGCGGGGCTCGTATGCCTTCCTGTACGTGGTGAACGCCATGCGTGAGGGTACGCCCGAGCCTGCCGATGCCGCTGCCATCCTGCCCGAAATCCAGGCTGCCTGTCGCCTTACGGCAACGGGCGTGGTGAACAACACGCATCTTTCTGCGGAAACGTCTCCCCAGGTGGTCGAACGCGGTCGCGTCTTTGCCGAAGAGGTTGGCCGTCAAGTTGGTTTGCCCGTGGTGGTGCATACGGTGCCGCTGGCCAGCGTTGCCTCGGGGTATCGCCCCGAAGGCGTGGTGCCGCTTCCTGGCGACTACGTGGTGCGCAAGTACGTTCGCACTCCGTGGGATGCCGAATAG